The Pirellulales bacterium genome includes a window with the following:
- a CDS encoding TIGR00300 family protein has protein sequence MKLDPDARHASSAAAAIPAFVEDVEIRGHIIDSLILPKVLDLITGLGGSFRIKQIAIGQARTDVSHALVEVQAPTAEALAAIIAEIADHGAVPTVSQDCRLEAADMDGAFPEGFYSTTNQRTEVRISGHWHEVDVQEMDCGIVVSADRKHAKCLPMIDVRRGDSLVVGHAGVRVFPPERAVQHHLFEFMGSNVSTEKPKTVAIRAIARELANNRAAGGRTLLVGGPAIVHTGSGAHVCRMIRDGYIDVLFAGNALATHDIEQALFGTSLGVHMAHGNPTEGGHEHHLRAINRIRRAGGIRQAVESGLLTSGIMYECVRNHVDFLLAGSIRDDGPLPEVITDSLEAQRQMREAVRDVTFCLMIATTLHSIAVGNLLPAWVKVVCADINPSTVIKLADRGTFQTVGLVTDVEPFLRALVRELADIEAEASV, from the coding sequence ATGAAACTCGATCCTGATGCTCGTCACGCGAGTTCCGCAGCCGCGGCGATCCCGGCGTTCGTCGAGGACGTCGAGATTCGCGGGCATATTATCGACAGCCTGATTCTGCCCAAGGTCCTCGATCTGATCACCGGTTTGGGCGGCTCGTTCCGCATCAAGCAGATCGCGATTGGCCAGGCGCGCACCGACGTCAGCCACGCGTTGGTCGAGGTGCAAGCGCCCACGGCCGAGGCGTTGGCGGCGATCATTGCCGAAATCGCCGATCATGGCGCGGTCCCCACCGTTTCTCAAGATTGCCGGCTGGAGGCGGCCGACATGGACGGCGCCTTTCCCGAGGGCTTCTACAGCACGACCAACCAGCGGACCGAGGTGCGGATTTCGGGGCACTGGCACGAGGTCGACGTGCAGGAAATGGATTGCGGTATCGTCGTCTCGGCCGATCGCAAGCACGCCAAATGCCTGCCCATGATCGACGTGCGCCGCGGCGATTCGCTCGTCGTGGGCCACGCCGGCGTGCGTGTCTTTCCACCCGAACGCGCCGTGCAGCACCATTTGTTCGAGTTCATGGGCAGCAATGTCTCGACGGAAAAGCCCAAGACGGTCGCCATCCGAGCGATCGCGCGCGAACTGGCGAACAATCGCGCCGCCGGCGGCCGCACGCTGCTGGTCGGCGGCCCGGCGATCGTACACACTGGCAGCGGGGCGCATGTCTGCCGGATGATCCGCGACGGATACATCGACGTGCTGTTTGCGGGCAATGCCCTGGCGACGCACGATATCGAGCAGGCCTTGTTCGGCACGAGCCTCGGCGTTCACATGGCGCACGGCAATCCCACCGAGGGAGGCCACGAGCACCACTTGCGGGCGATTAATCGCATTCGCCGCGCGGGCGGCATTCGACAAGCCGTGGAGTCGGGACTGCTCACCTCGGGCATCATGTATGAGTGCGTGCGGAATCACGTCGACTTTTTACTGGCCGGCAGCATTCGCGACGACGGGCCTCTGCCGGAGGTGATCACCGACTCGCTCGAGGCGCAGCGGCAAATGCGCGAGGCGGTGCGCGACGTCACGTTTTGTCTCATGATCGCCACCACGCTGCACTCGATTGCCGTGGGGAATTTGCTGCCCGCCTGGGTCAAGGTGGTGTGCGCGGATATCAATCCTTCTACGGTGATCAAGCTGGCTGACCGCGGCACGTTTCAAACCGTGGGCCTGGTGACCGACGTCGAACCGTTTCTGCGGGCGCTAGTGCGCGAGCTGGCCGATATCGAAGCGGAGGCCAGCGTATGA